The following DNA comes from Athene noctua chromosome 1, bAthNoc1.hap1.1, whole genome shotgun sequence.
TCCGCAGAAAGATTTTTGCTGTACAAACATCCTGATAGTGGAACAAAATCCTAGGATACTGtagatttcttcactgaaagcaaTACAGGAAAACACATCCATAATCACACATGCTTCCTGCCCTAATGAGGCAATACACATTCAtatagaaggaagaaaacaagcacaTTATTAAGACATTAGGCAGTGAGGCAGTATCCATTTTATCTTCAGAAGATATTTTACAGCAAATGGTTTCGTTAAGACACTTGAAAGCAAcctacttaaaagaaaaaaaaaagcaccatcaTAGCATGAAGGCTGAAATGTGATTAGGAGTCACAAGCAGTGCCAGCTCAGGCTCACCAGTGACTTTTGTCATTTGAGGACAAGTTACACAGAGGAACAGTTGATGTGGGGACCTGTGACTTGCCTACGACAAAGCATGATGTAAGAAGACAAAGTTAAAGAGTGGCAAGCCATCATTTACAGGGTTTATCTAACGGTGCACAGTTGTCAGGACAGTCACCAAACAGCAGGGTGCTGGTGTTTGGACACGGCAGGTTTAACAATACATCAGCAACATCAGAACCCGGCCCCATAAAGAGTTGCTCTGGGCTGCAGAAGTCCACACTATTTGTGAAACAACAAATGCCACTTAAAAGGTCAAGGTTAAAGCAGGGTAAACCGATTTCTAAGTCTGGGCAGAGAAACATCTATTACCAAAATCCTTCCCTGCTTCTGACCAGCTCTGGGTCCTCTCTTCTGTCACAGTGAAAACTGTTCAAGGGCCAGCAGGGTGCTGTTTTCTGCACACAGTTTTACAGGCCAGACACTGGTCCTTGCCTCAAGGCCACGCACACGACCACAGGTCACCTGTGAAATGCAGCCTGCTCCCACACCTGGGCAGTGTGGATCTAAGCAGTGACTAACACAGTGAGCCTGAGGACTGACTCTTTCCGCCtagattttcacttttttctaCTAGTGTGGCCAGTAACAAGTTCAGCAAGAGAACACTCAGAAATCGTCCTTTAGTGCACAAGAGATCACAACAGTCTGCCCTTGCTGTGAGCTCAAAAGGACTGTTACCCTTCAAAAGCTTCTTGCTAATTCTCAGGGATAGTGAAAGGAGAGCTCCAAAGTACGGAGCATCTGAAGCTCCCAACACTTCCACCCTTTTAGATATGCTGTTACTTTATGTTTCCCATCTCCCAAGGCATTCACAAGGTAAATCCTCTCAGGAAGCAGCCAGGATGGTAAACAAAACCCATGTCCTTAAAGAAAGTCACCACTGCTATGCAGATGACAGCCACATGAACTTCCTGTTCACTGGGGAATCAGCACTGCATTCTGCTCCTAAAACAACCCCACCTTGCAACCTGAATGTCCTTAGTGGTTCCAGTTCCCTCTGGAgcaagtggaaaaataaaatttacttcaGCACTTTACCCCCACTATATTAGGGTGGGCTTGTCCAAGGTGTGGAACAGTTACATGATTCCAAGGTCCTTTGTTCCTAATCTGCACCGCAAAGCCCATGCTGCCTGGGAGCACACCGCTGAGTCTCAGTGTAAGCAGCTCACATGAAATCTCACTAAGAGACAAGATTACACGGAGAGGCAGGCTGCAAAGTAGGAACCAAGCTCTGCCTGTGGGAGAAAGTGAGCACAACAGGGTGAGGCACTGCCAGGTAAGTGATTGGCGATCTGTTCTGCTCTGCTTTCTCCCAGCCAGGAGTAGCAGGACTCTGAGAAACTGCTTCTCTCAAACCTGTAAACGCTCCCAAAGCTTGCTCAGCTCACAGGCATGTGATTGATTTCTACACGTGTAACTCACGGGACAGAAGAGGTTGACTACCTCCACTGAAGGGGTTCGTTCAGCCCAGGAGGTCATTCTACCTTCATCTTCCCAAGCCCCAGCAGGATGAGACCTGAGATGATCACAAACCCACTAGCCCACAGCATCCTTGTCTCCAGGGTTGCCAGGCTCCAGTTCATCTCAGCAGGCACCACAAAATGAGCCATGGAAACATTTACAGACCACTCAACGTGGAGGTGAGGTCTTTGTGTGAATTTAAACTCCTAGTGTCAGGCTCCAAGCTCCAGTCAGAAGGTCACAGAGGAACAGTTGGCACAGTCCAGCTGGGTGCCTTTTTTCACACTAGGGCCAGGGAAGTGGTCAGGAACCTCTTAGTGTTTGGTCAGAGGCAGAAAGAGAGAGCAGTGTCCCCTTTACCTCCTTATAAAAGATTGCACCCTGAAAAGGggtaagaagaaataaagaatattCGGTAACTTTTCCTGCACAGCCCCATTCCGAGGGCAGCTGCTCCTCAATTATCTGCTCGTTATAGAAAGTGCTGCTTGAGGAAACCAAACAGTGCCAAGAGGGACACGGTCTTGGCCTTAAACTGGGACACGTAATCAGGAGCACACACACCAAATCCAGCAGGGATCTCAGGGGACACTCCTCTAACTCTGCCACATTTTGGCATCACACAGCATCCATCACGTGTGTCAGAGGTAATGCACAGGGAATTTGCATCACCTGACCAACATCCCCCAGCCACCTGCCACACAAGCAGAGTCAGGGGTAGGTACGGTCTGTGCCCACCGCACACATATTTAAAAACATCTATGGCTATGACAaggctcttctctctcctcctgtaTCTTGGGCCCAACCTGTAACTCTTATGCCACGGTCCCAGGCTTTTCCAGCCAGACCTTTAAGATTATTGCAGGGCCAAACACATACACAAAGGGTTTAAACAATAAGCAACAAGAAATACCCCATCCACAAACCCCAGAAAtcatcaccaccaccaaaaccttGTGATTTCAGCTGAAGGCCAAGTCCAGGCAAAAATACAGTTGCAGGCTGCTGAGGAACAAGTGGCATTCTTGCAGAGAACGTTTAACACGTTCATTCACCTGCCAGTGCAAGTCACTGATCCCAAAACCAGATAGCTCCAACACATCCTCTCCCTACGTATGCAGAGACTAAACTTTTCTTTGGCTTCCCGGCTTGAGAAAACAGATCTACAGTCAGGCAGCTCCACAGTGACTAGGTGGAGAGGAAACAGAATCACTGTTATCAGCAACACAACCTACCGAGATGCTACCTACCAAAAATGCTGTTAGAATTCTCTACACTCCCACAGACTGCTTCTCctatggagggagggaggaaggtagTTTCCATAAAGCTACAGTAACACAACAGCACTCTTGTTTTCCCCTCAGAGTCCACTGTTACATGTTGCTTCAAAGCCTCTCCTCCTTGCTTGGTATGTTTGCCTGCTGTCTCATGTCCCAACCCATAATCAGAGCAGAAAGACTTTGAGCAACGTGAGTGAAGCATTCAAACCAGCACAGTCTCAGCTTGCAGGAAGAACAATGAGATCGAAGAGGACAGTGTCTTCTCAGACAGATGGGGATGGAATAACAACTGTAGGGGTCAAAAGGGCAAAGGGATCTTAAAGCCCTACAGGAATGTTGCTCACAAAGGCACTTAATGTAAGCATGTATACAGCTGGGTggaataaaatagagaaaaaaaaaaaaatgcaccagaGAGGAGGGAGCTGCTCAGCGACTGCCTAGACTCTCTCTTTTAGCCAAAGAGCCCGGCTCCTGTGGCGGTCCATCTGCTATCTGCACAAGAAGTTCACCCTCCTGACATCTCTGAAATGTCACACGTAGATATGAGCCAGGGATTCCTTCACCTTTGCCGGAACAAACACACGCTCTGAAGTCCAACAGCAGGTTCCTCTTGATGCCAGGGTTCACACCTAATGAAAACTCAAGTTCTCAAAACCTTGTGCTCTTCTTCCTGCTGAGCTGAACTGCACGAATTTTCCCCACAGTGGAAAAAGGCAGCAGGCTCCTTCTCCAGGTTTGTGCATATGGCTTACTGCTTCCTGCATCCTATTGCTGGCTGACAGCACGTGAAGAACCGTTCTGCCCAGGATGTTGTTGGTGATGGGGTTGGCAGCCCCTACACCGACCACAAAGGAAGGGTGTGGGAGGAGGGAGTCTGAGGGGAAGGGGCCATTCCCCTCCTAAAGAGTCAGTCAACGTCATCTGCAGAAAGAGGGGTGTCACACGATATCTTCAgcagagcgctgtggaggagaAGACCCCAGGCTCAAGAAATGGCCCCAGTTGCACAGGAAACCCCTGTTATACTGGCCAGTGTCTATCACTAACCCACCCAGGAGCCTGCGCCCAGTGTTGTCCCGCAGAGCCAGCCGAGCTTCCCTCTCGGTCACGTTGTAGCTGATGTTCAACAGCTGGATAAGGAGGATGTATCCCATGCCAGCTGTTACAATGGCACAGTACCACACACAGGTGAACgacagagcagagctggcagcagggaaAAAGATGGGAAGGAAGCCATTTAGTTTTGGAGCAGCTGCTTTGGAGTGACTTTCCCTGGTAATCACTATCCTTTCAAATCCCTGTCTACATCTAGTGATCTCACTTTGCTGCTTTCACCGGATAATCCTTAAAGGCTTTCTCAAAATGAAAGCTTCAGGACTCAATGAGAGCTTTTAGTGCTATCAGAGCTTCTCTTGCATATTGCTATCACTCTCCCTAGCTCTTTACTCTTACTGTTGTAAAGGTACTCGGTCCTTATTTAAGGACACCACGATGCTTGCACTCGATAGATCACAAAATGGAGCACAGAAGAAGGTGGAGTCACTTGTGCTGGCACACTCTGCCCATCAGCAGTAGCACCAGTCTCTGAACTCACGTCCAACACTTCCCACCTCCCTCCCCGCCAGACAAGGCATATTAACAGCCTGTTCTAAACAGAAAACTCAGAGGGACAGTCACTAGATGAACAGCGAGGGATGAGAGGGAGAGACAGCACACGGACTCCAGACTGTCAGACTGTTACCTACATCTGGGGGCAAAGATATTTAAGGGTGTATCTCTATAGGTCACAGTAAAGCCTTCAAATCCCAGCTCTTCCAGCAACTTTTTCCAAATAAACAGTGAGCTCTCTCCAAGTCTCAGGTTCACCACCTTGGCAAAAGCAGTAATGCATCCCTACTTTCCAGAGCTTATTAGTGAGCACTTTTCAGTCAGGTTTGATGGCCAACAGTGCTGGCCTAGAGCACAGAATGAGGAAAAGGAGCTAAGCTGCCTGACCAAGCCTGTGcccaccccagctccctcccagacAGATGTCTCACCTGTAGTCAGAGTAGGCCCCGGGGCAGTAGAACAGTGCCAGAAATGGAGTTCGGCCCCTACAGACGGTGTGCAGGGTCAGTGTAATCCCATACACAGAGGTGAGCATGAAGAAGGAGAGTGCAAGGATGAACGCTTGGTGGTTCTGCTCCCCTACACAGCTGTTAATCCtccaaaaggaaagaagagattATTTTGCTTAAAAAGATAAGAAAccagcttctctttcttcctccctcccccagctgtcaGAGAACCTAATTTCCAAGGTGCTTCTACACAATGCAGGGAAAGAGCTTTGAAACAGTTCAGAGAAGGTTTTTATAGAAAAGTTACAGGCAGAAGTCAACAGACCAGTAGGGTATAGGTGGTAGACCGTTTGCCTCAAACTTTTACCAAGTATCATATCCTTTGTTGAGATACCCTACTGCTCCTTGGTTCCATTCACACAGGCAGGAGCGGGTTCCCTTCCCCAGGACAGCACTAATGCAAGTTAACTGCAGGATTCCTAGCGCTCCATGGACCAAGtcttaagaaaaaattaaaaagaaaacaacaaaaaaaacccccaaagaaccAAAGGCAGTTCTGAAGGATGCTTATAGCTATTAGAAGTTACCAGCTATCAGGTCAACCCACTTAAATAAACAAATCTGtttaaattgttctttaaaaTGGTAAATTTGTATTTGCCATTTTAAAGAATGTTACTAGGTCTCACAGGTAACAAAAGCAACTCCGTTTTAGAgggactgtaaaaaaaaaacacctaagtttaaaaaggggagagggaagaCAGAGTGAGAACACACCTGTAACCTCAGCAGTACGAGACCTACCAGACACAGTGATGGTCCAGTCTCCTTACACACTTGCCACAAAGCCGGCAGTGCCCTGCTCGGGCTGGTCTGACCAGCTGGCATTTCGTGCACCAGTCCTTTTTCACACCTTCTGGCTCCTCTGCTGACACCCTGGAGTAGCCTTTGGTCTCCCCATTCACAGCCCGACCGCCGGCAGCTCCCGAGGGGGTGACGCCGTGGAGCCCGTTGGAGCTCCCTCTGACACCTTTGTTGGACAAACCCCGTCGTGACTTCTCGTCGCTCACTGGGATGGGAAGGTAGCCGGGATCTTTCTTGGCTCGAGACAGGGCTGCCAGCATCAGAATTAACCCACCGGTGAGAGCCACCACTTGGGAATGCCCCACGTGTCCTCGGGGAACCACCTCCTGGAGAAACACATAGTACATGTAGCCCAAGGAGAAGAGCCCCAAGCTCAAGAAGAAGAGAGTCCGCTCCTTCCTCCTGTGGGTGAGGTAGTAATACCACAGCACGACCACGGGCAGAGAGGTCAAGATGACGAGCCCCAGCAGGAAGTGCAGAGCCGCGACGTGGAGGAAGACGGGCAGCAGAACGAGGGGCGGCACGAGGCTGACCTTGATCTTCACGGCTCCAGCGAACCAAGGGACCCGCACCCGGTCCGCGACGGTGTCGGCGATTCTTTCCAGAGCCCCCGGCGGCAGGGATTTGCACGTCAGCCACCTGTTAGGGCGGGAAGCGGAGCCGCCGGCTAGCAGGCGGCCACCCGGGGCCCTTCCCCTGTCCCCGTCCCGCTCCCGCAGCCTCACCCGCGTCTCTCCCGTCAAGTTGCCCCGCAAAGAAGCGGCGCGCAGCTCCCCCTCCCCTCAGGGCGGCAGCCCGGCTTCCCGCGGAGGATCCCCGAGCCAGGAAGGGGGGTTCCCGGCGGGGTCCCGGCGCCGTTACCTCTCGCAGCCCTCATCCAGGTCCTCGCAGTCGCAGCAACACGCCGCCAGGTGGTTCCTCTCGCCCCTCCGGTCCACGTACTCGCAGCAGCAGAGCGGTTCCTCCATCGCCGTCCGCCCTCatacgccgccgccgccgccgccgggccggggacGCGGCTCGGCTCGCtccgcccctccctccctccgccgcaGGTGCCTCGCGCCTGCCACCGCCTCCTTCagaggccccgccccctccggcaGAGCCCGGCCGCCATTGGCCAACCGCGCCCCCGGCGTCGCCCCGCCGCGGAGGTGTGAGGGAcccctcccgccggccccggcccatCCACCTGACGGGCAAACGGCCCAATGACTGCGCGGGAGGGGCGGGACTGCCCGTGACGCCGTGGCACCTGGCTTAAAGGGACAGTGCAACAGGTGGCTGCGATGGGGGTACCGCGGGGTCCCGCCGCCGGGGACAGGCCCTGGCCCAGTCCCGCCTTCCCCCTCCTCTGCAGACTGGGCATctgtgctgctccccagcctTAGGGCTGGCACAGCTGGGAAAGTTTCCCACTGCCCATGTTTTAGCCCCGTGGAGGGTTTCAGCCCAGGCCCCCCATACCACCCCCCTCAGGGTGCAGACCGAGGAGCTCAGCAGTTTGCTTGGACAGACCAAGCACCCCACCAGCCAGCACCACCCTGCAACCACAGACGGCCGCTGCCATTCCCCTTAAATTCAAGTTTCATCTTCCTTCTCTCaacctgcttaaaaaaaaaagcttgaagcCAGAAGAAAAGGTGTTTCATCAGTGGGCACACCATGCTAAAGAACTGAAGAGCAGCTCTTGACGGAGGGAAAATACCAAGGGCTGAAATTTCTCTGGGAGAGCTAAAAACATATGGCAGAAGGCAGGCTGCCAAAGCTCACAGCATGCAAGAGATTTAGCAAAGCGTTATCAagcatttttctgtttagttAATTAATCTCAAAAATATTCATCCTTAAAGATGGTGTCTTGTTTTACAAGGTCTCCACGActaaaaaaagcatataaaagatCCTGTGGCTGTGAAACCACTACCtgttctttttctccaaaacactCCTCATggacaattattttttaagttgaCACAAAAAGCTGAGATTTCATTAAAGCCAAGCCCATCTCTCTGCTGAGGGTGTTCCCCCCTCCTCTGAAGTCTGCAGATGTGTTCACCAGCAGCACAACTGTCCTCACTCACACACCATGGGATTCAAGAGCTCTGCACTGTTTGCAAATGAGACTCCCCAGGACACAAGGCTGGAAGGAGAGAAAGCTGGCCAGGCTACAGGAATGCAGAACCCAACTTCTTCCAGAAACCTTTATTCCGTGCAGCTTTTGAGCCAAATAGTAACGAGTCCAAAGGTGACAGTTACAATCCCTACCCCACAAGTCCTCACACACATCTGTTGTTCTGATGTCTTGAACAGAAAGCTGATGT
Coding sequences within:
- the ZDHHC23 gene encoding palmitoyltransferase ZDHHC23; translated protein: MEEPLCCCEYVDRRGERNHLAACCCDCEDLDEGCERWLTCKSLPPGALERIADTVADRVRVPWFAGAVKIKVSLVPPLVLLPVFLHVAALHFLLGLVILTSLPVVVLWYYYLTHRRKERTLFFLSLGLFSLGYMYYVFLQEVVPRGHVGHSQVVALTGGLILMLAALSRAKKDPGYLPIPVSDEKSRRGLSNKGVRGSSNGLHGVTPSGAAGGRAVNGETKGYSRVSAEEPEGVKKDWCTKCQLVRPARAGHCRLCGKCVRRLDHHCVWINSCVGEQNHQAFILALSFFMLTSVYGITLTLHTVCRGRTPFLALFYCPGAYSDYSSALSFTCVWYCAIVTAGMGYILLIQLLNISYNVTEREARLALRDNTGRRLLGGLVIDTGQYNRGFLCNWGHFLSLGSSPPQRSAEDIV